DNA from Fortiea contorta PCC 7126:
GTAAAAACCATTTGGCTCCTGCTTGCCAACGAATACGCCGCCAATGGACAATATAAGCGGCTAGCCACATGCGGATGTGATTATGCAAATAGCCTGTTGCTTGTAGTTCGCGGCTGAAACTGTCGATGCAAACTCGCCCTGTGGTCGCTTGTGCGATGTCTGGTGGTAAATCTGGGGCGTAATCTTTGGGTTTGTAGCCTGTCTTGTATTCTTCTTGGTCTTGCCAGATACTATTACCTAGCTTGGTGTATAATCGTTGCCAATAGTCACGCCAGCCTAATTCATTAATTAGTTTAGCAGCGTCGTCTGGATGCTTGACATGCTCTAGGACATAATCTCGAATTTCTCGCAAGCTGAGAACGCCATAACGAATGTATGGTGAGAGTCGCGTCACCGCACCAGTCAAGAAATTACGAGTTTTTGCGTAGGTTACAGGGTCTACTTTTTTCAGTGCTTGCTCTGCAGCTTGACGCCCCCCGACTATATCGCTAACCTGGTCATCGCGTTCAGCTACAGCGGGAAATTGCTGTTGCAGATAAGTAATTAATTCTTCACGATTAGCAAAATTACGTAGCATTTGTTGATGATTGAATACTGTCTAATATAATACCTACGATCAGCGAGTTAAATAGTTATACTATTACAGCACGGCGGAAATAAAGTACCCAAAGGCTGATCAGACGAGTTTCTTCATTTCATACCTCATACTTCATACTTCAGCCTTGCTGTACTGGTGCAATCTATCGTTGATGTGTCTCCACCACTGGGCAGGCGATCGCACATAATATATCTTGTCTAGGAGAGGAAGTCGATTTATATATATATTCTCTAATTCTGGCAAGTTTCACTCGTGAAACTCGTTAATAGCGGTAAACTATCAAATAAAACTGTCACCATCTGAAGCGATGAGCCTCTGCATCAATACTCACTGTCAAAAACCGCAAAATCTCGATGATGAACTCTTTTGTCAGAGCTGTGGTTCAGAATTACTATTGCAAGGCCGCTATCGTGTCATCCGTCAACTAGGCGGTGGTGGTTTCGGCTTGACTTTTGAGATTACCGAAGTCCGCAGCCAAATCCCCAAGGTGCTGAAAGTCCTCATTAATAATCAGCAAAAAGCAGTTGAGTTATTTCAGCAAGAAGCACAAGTATTAAGCCAGCTAGACCATCCCGGTATTCCCAAGGTAGAGCAGGACGGTTACTTTACATATTTTCCCAGAAATAGCCAAAATCCCATCCATTGTTTAGTAATGGAAAAGATTGTGGGGATGGATTTACAAAAATGGATGGAAAACCGCAGTCTGCGCCCCATTGACCAAACCTTGGCTGCTCAATGGCTCAGAGAATTAGTCACAATTCTTCATCAAGTACATATCCAGAATTTTTTCCATCGGGATATCAAACCACCCAATATTATGCTGAGAGCGACGGGTGAACTAGCGCTAATTGATTTTGGTACCGCGCGCCAAGTTACCCAGACCTACTGGTTAGCACAAGCTCAAGGCCAGGTGACGGGGATTATTTCCTCTGGTTTCACCCCAGCAGAACAAATGAACGGTCAAGCGATTCCCCAGTCAGATTTTTTTGCTTTGGGGCGCACCCTTGTTTATCTGCTCACAGGAAAACAACCGACTGACTCCTCGATTTATAACTCTTACACCGACGAAATCCAATGGCGAAATCTGGTTCCTAACATTTCTCCTCAGTTGGCGAACTTGATTGACCAAATGATGGCGCGTGTACCCAATCAGCGACCAGCTAACACCCAAGCTATTTTACAACAGTTAGCGGAGATTGAAAAAAGTTTACAGCGATCATCGCCGCCACTGCGTCCAAACCCAAATCCAGACCCGCGCCCAAACCAAAACCAAAACCAAAACCAAAACCAAAACTTACCAACACCAGATTTATCAAGACGACGAATAATTAAAATCCTTGGTTTTGGTGGCTTAGGATTGGCTGGTTCAGCGCTTTTATACATATTTATTCCCAAAACTAAATCAACTTTAGTAGTTTCTAGCATCGGCTCTGGAGACTACAAAACTATTAACGAAGCCATTAAAAATGCCCAACCAGGTAATACTATTCTTGTGCGTCCAGGTCTTTATCAAGAAAATTTGCTGGTCAACAAGTCAATCAAAATTGTTGGTGATGGACCCAGGGAAAAAATTGTCATAGAAAATACCGACTCCAATTGTCTGATTCTCAAAGCAGAAGAAGCCGAAATTAGAGGTTTAACCATTAATGGATTAGCAGGAAACAAAAATAAAAAGTTTTTTGCTGTCGATATCACAGAAGGAAAATCAATATTAGCAGATTGCGAAATCACTTCTAATTCCCTCGCCTGTATCGGTATCTACGGTAAAACCGCTAACCCAACTATCCAACAATGCCAAGTCCATGATGGTAAATCAGGCGGTATTTATATATATGATCGCGCCCAAGCAACATTAGAAGAATGTAATGTTTTTAATAACGCTATTATGAACGTGCATATTGAAGATAACAGCAGTGCATTATTACAAAGATGCAAAATTCATGATGGTAAAGAAAGTGGTTTAGTTTTTCGTTTAAATAGTCAAGGAACCGCAGAAGATTGTGATATTTTTGGTAATGGTTTGGCGAATGTAGCCATAGGCGAAGATAGTAATCCTCTTATTCAACGCTGCCAAATTCATGATGGTAAAAAAGCCGGCGTTCTTGCTTACAAAAAGTCTAAAGGTACAGTAGATAGTTGTAATATTTTTAGTAATGCTCTATCGGGGGTCGAAATCAGAGAGGGTAGCACCCCTGTGATCCGCAACTGCAATATCAATAAAAATAAATATAATGCTATCTATGCTTATGACCAAGGTGGAGGCACGATTGAGAACAATGATTTAACAGGTAATGTGCGCGGTGCTTTCGACGTTGATAAAACTGCCAAACTCCAAACTATTGGCAATAAAGTTGATCCGGCTCCTACCGCTACCGCTTCTCCCACCGCTACACCATAACGAATCAATCATGTTTTTTTTTGGCATTGAACATGAAGTCGCTTTTGTCAACCAAGAAGGCGAATTCGCTGATTTTTCTTGCACAAAATTTGCTGATTTTGAGCAAATTATTGCTAGACTACCCACCTACCCCAGCGACTATCCGCAACTCCGGGTTGGTGATGCAGGAGTAAAAAGCAAAAGATGGTATATTGAGGGTTTTGAAAGGTTTGCAAATTCTGGAGAGGCGATTGATTGTGTGCCTAAAGGTATAGAAATTAGAACAACTATACACTCAGATATTCAAGGCGCTATTAACGAATTATCAGCAAGTTTTCAATTACTGCGTGAAGTGGCTGCTGATTTCGGTTTTTCACCAGTTTTAATCAGTTTTAATCCGCACAAACAAACCTATGTACCCCAGCCACCATTAAATGATTACGAAATTAGCTATTTACAAGGTTATCCCGATGAACAAACAGCTAATATTTATATGGTATCATACGGGCCAGATTTGAATATTTCTGCCGATAATTTATCTACAGAACGCTTGATTGATATCGGTAGAAAATTAACTTATTACAGCCCTTACATCGTGCCTTTTAGTTACAGTTCCCCCTTTTATAACGGCTGCTTGTGGTCGGGACTTTCAGTCAGGACATTTATTAGAACTGGTAAAAGGTCAGCCGCATTAGTGTTTTTAAAAAAAGCCGAAGAATTAATAGCCAGTATTCCCTCCTTAACCAAAGTAGCGCGGATTCCCGCCGAAATCGGCAGAATTGAATTTAAGGCTTTTGATAGTTGCGATGATTTCTCCCTTTATGCAGCTTTATTAGCTTTGTTAAAAGGTCTGGTGTTGGACGAAACCCTCACCGAGAGAGCAACCGTACCTGATGCAGCTTTGCACCAACTTTCAGCCAAACAAGGGTTTAGTAACCCAGACATTTTTATCAAAGCAACTCATGTTTTACAAGCAGCAGAATTAGCCTTGGTGAATGACCCTGATGTTCATTATTTAACAGTATTAAAACAAATACTAAAGCATGGTCAGACCAAATCGCACCAATTAATCGAGGTTTATCAGCGATTAGGTTCCATAGCAGCCACTCTCAAACAAACCTATCGAGATTAATAGGGAATAGGGGATAGGGGATAGTTGAAGCAATAGCCACGTCTACGCTTTATTTCCTGTTCCCTGCTATATTTACAAGCTAGTCATCACTTGAGTTAATTCTCTACCTAAATCAACGGCGTTTTCTTGGTTTTTTTGAAATAAAACCCCAGCCAGAAAGTAATACTCACCAGAATAAAAAGCCATGTGGTGATTTCGCAATTTTTCAATATGGTTTTTTACCTTTGGTTCTGAGCTGTAGTAACCAAACTTTAATGGTAAAATCACGAAATTTTTTACCATATATTCATGCTCTTTAGCGTGGGTAATGGTACTTTGGGGATGGGAAAAACTAGAAATTAAAACTAGAACATTTTCATAATCTAATGACAAAAGGTCGTTGGTAACAGTGGCGCCGTCCATACCACCAAATAATAAAGGCATGTAAATATCTGCATCAGGTGCGGGAAGATATGGTGGATTAGCAATGAGATATTTAGCTTTTGGCTGAGAAGCTTGAAACAAACATGAATTATTGATGATGTATTTGGTGGTGAGATTATATTCATCAATTGTTGAATTGGCTGTTTTCCAAGCAGAGGTATTTAATTCAAATCCATGTACTACTCCATCAAATTTATTTCTGAGTAACGAATTGATTACAGGGCTACCATCACCAGAACCAAACTCAACAATCGATTCAGATTGCTCACAGTTTCTCAAAACTAAGTTTTCTATACAATTGGCATAGAAATTAGATTCTTCAGGACAAAAAAATATGTCTTTCATGTGATTTTGTATGAAAGGGATAGGGAATAGGGAGTAAAATTCTGACGAGAAACCTTGATTTTGTTGAGTTTCACTGCGTTCTACCCAACCTACTAGCTATGTGTGCGATCGCTTATCCAGTTGATTCAACGCAAGCGGATTGAGCGCACAACAGCTTTCGCAGCCCGATCGCTCATAATTTTTTCTTGGTCATAGCCCAATACCAATTCCCACCCATCGTCCGCATACTGGGCTGCTAAAGGTAACGCCACATCATCCAACATCCAACGACCATGACGCTCATCTTCTCTGATGTGCAAGTCCCAATAACCCATCGCCGCTGCAGATAGCAACAGCCTCTGGGCCGCAGCTAAATAGTTCTTATACGCCGCTGGGCCAGCTACCTCAAAATAAGTCAACGCCCCGCAGTAACGCAAAAAATAACGCTTACACTCCGTAGTCAAAAAATTCTGATTAGCACAAGCCAACACTTCCCAAGGCACCAAATCAAAATACCCCTCCGGTTGAGTGCTCATCCCCAACTCAGCTAACATTTGAGCAAAAAAGGTCGAGTGTTTGCGAGATAAGCGACCATTACCGTATTCTTCCAGCAACACCCGCACCAAAGTGCACTGCACCTCATTCGCCACACCACCCAACACCCGCGACAACCTACTACCTTCCACCAAACCATCAAAAGAAGCGATCGCTAACAAATGACAATAACCAGCCAAGCTCATCTCCTCGCGGATATAGCGGCTATCGGCTGATAACTCCGGGTCTAAATCCTCAACCGCGCGGTCAATCAGCGCTTGCTTGACATTTAGCTGTTGTAATGCAGGTATATCAACGTATCCTAACTCCCAACTTTGCCAAGCAGCTTCAATCTCATGCTGACAAGAAGCTAAATAAAGCGATCTCTCGTTGCTATAAAGCCGCAAATCGTCATACCAAAACAGCTTCAACCGATTAATTCGGTAAAGTATCCTCTGCAGAAATAGGTGGGCTTGCTCCTCACCATCACCGCTTTCATAAGCCGCGCTGATAGCCGCCCTGAGCACCTCCTCAAACTCCCTCGCCTCCACCGCTAATTTTGCTAACTGAGCATCTAAATCCTCAGTCGCTAACAGTTCTAAAAACAGTCGCTCCCCATCGTCATACTGGGTAACAGTTTTTTGTGCTACTTGAGTACACTTCCCCTCAGCTTTCGGGGTAGGGAAAATCACTAAATTATTGTGCATGGAATCTTTCGTGGCTTGAGCAAGGCGTGAAATCAGTTCCACTCCTATCATCTAGATTTCCACACTTGTAACCTTCCCTACCTCTTTCCAGAGTTATAAACAAAGATTAAGTCTCAAGAAAGGTAGCATTTGGCAATGCCTTTAATTAGGCGCTTGTATTGGCTGACTAGGGGGAATTTGTTCAATCGGAATTAACGCTTCCATCACCGACTTAACAATCGGTGCAGCCACCGTCGAACCATAAGCGTTTTCACCCTTCGGTTCATCCACCAAAGCCAAAACCACATAACGGGGAGAATCCACAGGTAAAATGCCCACAAAGCTCGTGATTCTCGCGCCGACCTGATAACCACCCGTGCTGCTGGCTTTTTGCGCCGTCCCGGTTTTCCCCGCAATCCGATATCCAGGAATCTTCGCTACCTTACCCGTACCTTCAGCCACCACAGTTTCCATCATTTCTACCACTCGTTGCGCTGTCGCCGCCGAGAAAATTTGCCGTGGTGCGGGGCGAGTCGGTGCATGATGCATCTGCCCTTTAGAGTCAATCATCCCCCGCACAACATGCGGCGTTACCAACTTACCACCATTAGCCAAAGCTCCATGCATCTGCACCAACTGTAACGGCGTGAGAGAAAAACCCTGACCAAAAGAAGTAGTAGCTGGTTCAATAGGCGTAGTCATAAATTCCTCTTGACTCTTGAGCCGACTAGCAACCTCAAACGGCAAATCTGTTTCCGCAGTTTGACCTAAACCTAACCGTTCCAGCCAGTTGTAATAGATATTAGGCCGCAACCGTTGGATGATTTGCACCATGCCAATATTGCTAGAATGCTGGAGAATTTGGGCAATGTTGATTTGCCCATACCGCTTATTTTGAGCATTTTTAATCGTGCGATCGCCTACTTGAATCGCTCCAGAATCATTAAAAACATCATCTGGTTTGATGATGCCATTTTCCAGAGCGATCGCCACATTTAACGGCTTAAAAGTTGACCCCGGCTCATACAGATCCGCCACCGCCCAATTTTTAAATAAAGCAATATCAGCCTGAGAATACTCGTTAGAGTTATACGTCGGCTGAGAAACCAAAGACAAAATCGCGCCATCCGACGCATCCATCACAATCACCGCCCCGCGTTTAGCACCGAACTTTTCCATTTGTTGCTTGAGTGCAGAACGCGCCGCCCGTTGCAAGCGAGTGTCAATAGTCAACTGCAACCGCCAATCATCAAAATTTAAAAACCCTGACGGCGCATGGTCAGGCATCAACGCCCCATTACCCGCTCGACTCAACTTGACAGTTTGACCCGTCCGCTCCAACCACTTTTCTTGACTATATTCCACCCCAGCTTGACCACGACGGTCAAGATTCACATAGCCCACCACATCAGCCACCAAATCATCTTGTGGATAAAAACGCAAATATTTTTGAGTGAATTCTAGACCATTTAAACGCATCGAAATTAAGCGGTCAGCCACTCCCTCCGGTAAAGTTGCAGCTAACGTAATTCCGCTTTTTTTAGCAGCAAAAATTTTCACCAACTCAGCCGCATCTCTATTCAATATCGGCGCCAGCCGCAGCGCCATATCCTCATTTGACTTGTCAAACAGCTTGGGATGAGCATAGATAGTGTACACAGGGCGGTCAACAGCCAACACATTATTACTGCGATCCAGCACTGGCCGACGGGGAATAAACGGCCGCAAATTTACCATCTGCTGGTTACGCGCCCTCTCCTTCAACTTCGCGCCCCGCACAATTTGCAACTGATACAAATTAACTCCTAACCCCAACCCCGCCGCCATTAATACGCCCCAGACGATGAATAATCTGGTTTTAATATCAGGCCTCTGCTCTTGAGTATGAGCATTTGATACATCTACCGAACCTCTTTGAGAATTCTGCCTCCGCCTAGTGAACTCTGGAGGCCGAAAATTTCTGAATTTTCTTGGTGACTTCTGCATGATCAGTTCCTGTATCAGTTGTCCTGAAAAAAAGGGGTTAGGGTGGGAGGAGGGGGAAGAGGGGGAAGAGGGGGAAGTGTGGGAGGGGTGGGAGGAGGGGGAAGTGTGGGAGGGGTGGGAGGAGGGGGAAGAGGGGGAAGAGGGGGAAGTGTGGGAGGGGTGGGAGGGGTGGGAGGAAGGAGAAGATAGCAAGCGTCAGCATAAGTTCTTCAATTCTTTTTCTCCCCACACTCCCCACACTCCCCACACTCCCCACACTCCCCACACTCCCCATTTTCAATACCCCAACAATGGAGAGCTTTGCTTCGGTGCTGTAGAATTTGGTGGCAGAGAGGGTACTACATTAGTAGTATCGGCTGCTGGCGGCAAGAAAATTGTTTTAGCAGAAGTTGGTGAATCAAGCCCCGCTGTGGGTTTTTCTGCATCCTCAGCCATTCTATTAGTCAGCGCCGCGTTAGTTGTGGTTAACTGTCGCTCTTGACGCTGTAAATTTTGCAATCTGCGATATCCCTGACTCCATAGTTCTTGAGAATACACACTCCAACCGTAAACTACCAGCGTTGTTGCCACCAACAGAAACGCTGCCACCGAAGAATAGCGCTGTAAAGTATAAAAACGCAATAACCACAACGGTGTTGCTCCAGAATCAGACATTACAGGTAGGTTGAGAAAGCCAAACCTGGGAATTTTCGTCCCCGTCAATTCTGGAGTTGATGCGGGAGCAGCGGATAAATTTTTTGAGGAACGCCGTTGTCTGTTAGCGGGTACTGGATAGCTTTCTGGGGTGTCAGACCTGATACGCCTTGCGCGTCCTTGAGCCAAATTTTTAGTAGAATTTCGTCGAAACCAAGTACCCGTTCCAGAGACAGCTGATTTGCGAGCAGCGGCCATAAATTTTTTAGATGAGAAAACTCTAATTTAGGTTAATTGTTTGTTTTTGCTAAATTGAGAATTGTTGTGTGCCGTCAGTACACAACATCTCTAGCCCTTGTATGGTGCATTCTGAGGTAAATGCCGATCTGGGATAGCATTTTTTTGAATATTGCCTCTAAAGTATGGCAACACCGAGTAGCCAGCGGCAAGAGTTCGCAAACGCTGATAATTTTTGGTATGATAACGCGGTTTTATGAAAAAATTGCCCATCTATAAATTTGGGGATTAAATTATATCTTCTGATGAAAAAATATAATCATAATCGCTGCACTATATTCTACTGTGACGAAAATACTGACAGCCATGAGTTTAGATATCTTCTGGGAAAGCATTTAAAAAAAAGCAACAAATAAGGTATCTTATTCATCAGGCGAAATGTAGTTCTTGCCACATGGTGAACGAGGAGTTATGAAAACAAGAATCTTTGGATTGGCTTTAATTTTAAGTATGGCTACCATGCTGGGAGCCTGCGGCGGTGGTGGTGAATCTGGTGGTACCGGTACTACCAGCACACCTGCGGCTACAAGCGATCCAGCTGATGGTGGAACTCCAGCTGCTACCCCTGCAGCTACCCCCGCAGTTACCCCTGCTGCTTCTCCCACTAAAACCCCCTAGAAGTAGTCTTAATCACCGTACAGCGTTTCTAACGCAAGCGATTAGTCTAGTGATGTCACGTTACTAGATAAAAACCCAGCGGTGACTAAAGTTATAAAGTAAGGCAGAGTATCTCAAGGACACTGGTGAAGATAGTTAACATCCTCACCAGTGTCCATCTAGTTTATGGGGATAGGGCATGGAGAAATAGGGGAGAAAATACAAATAATCAATAACTAATAAACAGATAGTATTTCTATGTTGTTATTGCAATTTAGTACTTCTCACTATTGCCGCAAAGCCCGTTTAGCTTTGGGCTATAAGAAAATCAAATATGAAGTGGAAAATCTGACTCCTGGCTTGCATATCCTCAAAGTTAAGCCCTTAACTGGTTTGACCACAGTACCAGTATTGTTACCCCAGATTAGTGGACAGCCAGAAGCGATCGCTGACTCAACACAAATTTTTAAGTTTCTCGAAAACTACCAACCAACACCGTCGCTATTTTTACCTGACCAAGAACAGCAAACTGAAGCTTGGATGTTAGAAGATTGGTTAGATGAAAGCATTGGCACAGCAACGCGGTTTGTTTACTATCAGTACCGGGCTGGCGAAGGTAAACAAATTGACCCGTCTTTAGCTAGTCAGATCGTCATCGCCGTAGTCCGACAACAGTATAAAATCACCGACGCTAGCGTAAAATTAGCTACTAATAGAATAGCCACAGCCTTAGAAGTATTATCACTCCGCTGGCGCCGAAGTGATTATTTGGTAGGTAATCAGTTGAGTGTGGCTGATATTGCTGCGGCGGCTCTGCTCAGTCCTTTAGCACTGATTCCCTACTACAATCAAAATTATCCTTGGCTATTTGCCCACATTAGGCAAATTCATCAATTGTGTGGCGCAACACTACCACCAGGATTGACTGGAAATGGGAAAACGGCGACATGAAGAGAGCAAAAAAAAGCCAGCGAATATTACTAATTGTTTTTAGCCTCAGTATTACTATTTTGGTGGCATTAGGTAGCCATTGGCAAACAAGAGCTGTGGCTTTACCACCACCAGAAGATATACCAGAAGAGATATTGCGAACAGAGATTATTACAGAAGGGCGATCGCCCATTGACGGCAAACCCTTAACGGCCGCAGAATACGCCGAGCTACAAGAACAGCTACAAACTAGCCCCCCGCCAAAACTCAACTCTAGCCTACGGCAAACTGTCTACCTGATCCAGCTACGTAAAGCGTTGTTACAACTGTTTCCCTTTTTAAATTTTTGATATTTGTCAAGGTTATTCCCTCATCCTCCTCACTCCTTCATCCCCCCTTCAGAGAGAGTCATTCTGATGTACGATAACGGTGACGACAAATTTGCAAATAAATGTAAAGAATATATATAGATATTAAAACGACGTTAGTTGAGTGAGTTGAAGCGTGAGGAATGACCAATCTCGAAAACTACACCTAGCTAACGACCCCAGTGAGAAAAGTAAATTTAGTCAATCACGTTAATACACGTAGGTAGCCTTAATGTCAATGACCACGATCGCTCCTGAACTGGTTAACCGCATCGTTTGGAATCAACATCAAGATCCTTTTGAAGTATTGGGTTCTCATCTCATAGAACTAGATGGTAAAAAAGTTTGGGCTGTGCGAGCTTACCTACCAAACGCCACTGCAGCTTGGGTAGTTATTCCGCAAGAACGCAAGGAATACCCCATGGAAGCAGCCCACCATCCCCACTTTTTTGAATGCACGATTGAAAGCCCAGAACTAGCAAATTATCAGTTGCGCGTTAAAGAAGGGGAACACGAGCGTGTCAGCTATGATCCTTATGCTTTCCGCTCTCCTCGCTTGACTGACTTTGACTTGCATTTGTTTGCAGAAGGGAATCATCACCGAATCTACGAGAAATTGGGAGCGCACCCCACAGAGGTAGAAGGTGTTAAGGGTGTTTACTTCGCGGTTTGGGCGCCCAACGCTCGCAACGTCTCTTTGTTGGGAGACTTTAATAACTGGGACGGGCGACAACACCAAATGCGTAAAGGTGCTACCGGAGTTTGGGAATTGTTTATTCCCGAAATCGGTGTCGGAGAACACTATAAATATGAAATCAAAAATTCCGAGGGACACATTTACGAAAAATCCGATCCCTTCGGTTTTCAACAAGAACCCCGCCCCAAAACTGCATCTATTGTCACTGATTTAAACGCTTACACCTGGAGTGATGAAGATTGGTTAGAGAAACGGCGCCATACCGATCCCCTTGCTCAACCAGTTTCAGTGTATGAAGTACATTTAGGCTCTTGGTTACACGCTTCTAGCGCCGAACCCGCTAAATTACCCAACGGTGAAACTGAAGCTGTGGTTACGGTTTCGGATCTCAATCCTGGCGCTCGCTTCCTCACCTACAGAGAATTAGCAGACCGATTGATCCCCTATGTGAAAGAAATGGGTTACACCCATGTGGAACTTTTACCCATCGCCGAGCATCCCTTTGATGGGTCTTGGGGTTATCAAGTCACAGGATATTATGCTCCCACCTCCCGTTTTGGG
Protein-coding regions in this window:
- a CDS encoding glutathione S-transferase family protein, with product MLLLQFSTSHYCRKARLALGYKKIKYEVENLTPGLHILKVKPLTGLTTVPVLLPQISGQPEAIADSTQIFKFLENYQPTPSLFLPDQEQQTEAWMLEDWLDESIGTATRFVYYQYRAGEGKQIDPSLASQIVIAVVRQQYKITDASVKLATNRIATALEVLSLRWRRSDYLVGNQLSVADIAAAALLSPLALIPYYNQNYPWLFAHIRQIHQLCGATLPPGLTGNGKTAT
- a CDS encoding pectinesterase family protein, translated to MSLCINTHCQKPQNLDDELFCQSCGSELLLQGRYRVIRQLGGGGFGLTFEITEVRSQIPKVLKVLINNQQKAVELFQQEAQVLSQLDHPGIPKVEQDGYFTYFPRNSQNPIHCLVMEKIVGMDLQKWMENRSLRPIDQTLAAQWLRELVTILHQVHIQNFFHRDIKPPNIMLRATGELALIDFGTARQVTQTYWLAQAQGQVTGIISSGFTPAEQMNGQAIPQSDFFALGRTLVYLLTGKQPTDSSIYNSYTDEIQWRNLVPNISPQLANLIDQMMARVPNQRPANTQAILQQLAEIEKSLQRSSPPLRPNPNPDPRPNQNQNQNQNQNLPTPDLSRRRIIKILGFGGLGLAGSALLYIFIPKTKSTLVVSSIGSGDYKTINEAIKNAQPGNTILVRPGLYQENLLVNKSIKIVGDGPREKIVIENTDSNCLILKAEEAEIRGLTINGLAGNKNKKFFAVDITEGKSILADCEITSNSLACIGIYGKTANPTIQQCQVHDGKSGGIYIYDRAQATLEECNVFNNAIMNVHIEDNSSALLQRCKIHDGKESGLVFRLNSQGTAEDCDIFGNGLANVAIGEDSNPLIQRCQIHDGKKAGVLAYKKSKGTVDSCNIFSNALSGVEIREGSTPVIRNCNINKNKYNAIYAYDQGGGTIENNDLTGNVRGAFDVDKTAKLQTIGNKVDPAPTATASPTATP
- a CDS encoding FAD-binding domain-containing protein; the encoded protein is MLRNFANREELITYLQQQFPAVAERDDQVSDIVGGRQAAEQALKKVDPVTYAKTRNFLTGAVTRLSPYIRYGVLSLREIRDYVLEHVKHPDDAAKLINELGWRDYWQRLYTKLGNSIWQDQEEYKTGYKPKDYAPDLPPDIAQATTGRVCIDSFSRELQATGYLHNHIRMWLAAYIVHWRRIRWQAGAKWFLQHLLDGDPASNNMSWQWVASTFSHKPYFFNRENLERYTKGVYCQKCPLYGHCDFEGSYEELEQRLFPQGEFIRQADSQSWQRGKKGKG
- a CDS encoding peptidoglycan D,D-transpeptidase FtsI family protein, with product MQKSPRKFRNFRPPEFTRRRQNSQRGSVDVSNAHTQEQRPDIKTRLFIVWGVLMAAGLGLGVNLYQLQIVRGAKLKERARNQQMVNLRPFIPRRPVLDRSNNVLAVDRPVYTIYAHPKLFDKSNEDMALRLAPILNRDAAELVKIFAAKKSGITLAATLPEGVADRLISMRLNGLEFTQKYLRFYPQDDLVADVVGYVNLDRRGQAGVEYSQEKWLERTGQTVKLSRAGNGALMPDHAPSGFLNFDDWRLQLTIDTRLQRAARSALKQQMEKFGAKRGAVIVMDASDGAILSLVSQPTYNSNEYSQADIALFKNWAVADLYEPGSTFKPLNVAIALENGIIKPDDVFNDSGAIQVGDRTIKNAQNKRYGQINIAQILQHSSNIGMVQIIQRLRPNIYYNWLERLGLGQTAETDLPFEVASRLKSQEEFMTTPIEPATTSFGQGFSLTPLQLVQMHGALANGGKLVTPHVVRGMIDSKGQMHHAPTRPAPRQIFSAATAQRVVEMMETVVAEGTGKVAKIPGYRIAGKTGTAQKASSTGGYQVGARITSFVGILPVDSPRYVVLALVDEPKGENAYGSTVAAPIVKSVMEALIPIEQIPPSQPIQAPN
- a CDS encoding iron-containing redox enzyme family protein produces the protein MHNNLVIFPTPKAEGKCTQVAQKTVTQYDDGERLFLELLATEDLDAQLAKLAVEAREFEEVLRAAISAAYESGDGEEQAHLFLQRILYRINRLKLFWYDDLRLYSNERSLYLASCQHEIEAAWQSWELGYVDIPALQQLNVKQALIDRAVEDLDPELSADSRYIREEMSLAGYCHLLAIASFDGLVEGSRLSRVLGGVANEVQCTLVRVLLEEYGNGRLSRKHSTFFAQMLAELGMSTQPEGYFDLVPWEVLACANQNFLTTECKRYFLRYCGALTYFEVAGPAAYKNYLAAAQRLLLSAAAMGYWDLHIREDERHGRWMLDDVALPLAAQYADDGWELVLGYDQEKIMSDRAAKAVVRSIRLR